From the Achromobacter xylosoxidans A8 genome, the window AACAGCACCAGCAGCAGGATGAAGATCGACAGGTTGAAGCCGATGAAATCCGAGTTGATGTACTGGTTCTGCTGCGCCACCAGCGCGCCCGCGATGCCGCAAGTCACCGCCGCCACCACGAACGCGATGACCTTGGCGCGATACACGCGCACCCCGACGGAGGACGAGGCGATCTCGTCGGCCTGCACCGACAGCAGCGCACGCCCGAAGCGCCCATCCAGCACGTTGCGCAACAACAGCTGCGTCGCCACGCACAGCACCAGCGCGAACCACACCCACTGCTGATTGGTGAATGCGTTCCCGCCCCAGGTCAGCGGCATGATGCCGAACAGGCCCGAAGGGCCGCCGAACACGTCCACCCATTCGGTGACGATCTTCTCCATCACGATACCGAAGGCCAGCGTCACCATGGCCAGGTAAGGCCCCTTCACGCGCAGCGACGGCAAGGCGATCAATACGCCGAACACCCCAGCCACCACGGGCGCCGCCGCCAAGGCCAGCCAGGGATCGACCTGCCAGCGCGAGGTCAGCAAGGCCGCCGTGTAGGCGCCGGCGGCAAACAGTCCCGCCTGGCCCAACGACTTCTGCCCCGCATAGCCCACCAGCACGTTCACGCCCGCCGCGCACAGGTAGTACACGCAGGCCATGAACACGATGCGCAGGTAGTAGTCGTTGTCCACGAGAGCCGCGAATGCGGCCAGCGCCGCCGCCAACGCCACGGTAATCAAGGACTGCCCGTGCCGGTTCATACCTTCTCCACCAGGCGCTTGCCAAACAGGCCTGTAGGCCTGACCGCCAGCACCAGGATCACCAGCCCGAAAATCGCTACCTCGCGCCATTGCGACTGCCAAAGGTTCACATAGGACTCCAGCAGCCCCAGCACAAATCCCCCCAGCACGCAGCCGCGCGGATTCGACAGGCCGCCTATCATCGCGCCGGAAAAGCCTTTGAGGCCGATCGCCAGGCCCATGAAAATCGAGGCCGACGTGATCGGCGCAACCAGAAACCCCGCCAACCCGGCCAGCGCCGAGCTGGCGAAGAAGGCCCCGGTCATTACCGCGTTCACATTGATGCCCATCAGGTTGGCCACCGCGGGATTGGCGGCCACCGCCCGCATCGCCTTGCCCAGCATGGTCCGGTTCATGATCCGGTCGAACAACACCATCACGGCCACCGCCACCGCGAGCAGCAGCAGCTCCTGGCTGCGCACGCCTGCGCCGAACACGCGGATCACCTCATCGCCAAAGGGCGCGGGCACCGTGACGGGCGCCGGCCCCCAAACCGCGAACGCGGCGCTCTGCAGGAGTATGCCGAAGCCAAGCGTGCTCATGACCCACGCCATGCCCGGCCGCGAAGCGAATGGCCGCACACCGAACACGTACAGCAACACGCCCAACAAGCCCATCACCAGCACCGCCGCCAGCCCGGCCAGCAGATACTCCCAGCCGCTCAGCGCCAGGCCCGTGAAGGCTGCGGTGGTGACCGGCTTGCCGGCCAACAGGAACAAGGCGCCGACCCCGATGAACGCGCCCACGGACACGAACTCCCCATGTCCGAAATTGAGCGTGCGCGTGGTGGTGAACGTGATACTGAAACCCAGCGCCACCAGCGCATACGCGCCTCCCACGGCCAGCCCGCTGACGAGCGCCTGCAACAATGTCGCCAACATGACGGCTCCCTATCCCTGTCGCTGTCCTGCTTCTACTTGGCAACGGCGACGGTCACGTCGTCCGCATAGGGCACCAGCTTGCCGTCCTGCCAATGTGCCCACTTGTAGTCGCTCACCAGCAGCGCGTCATGCGTCGTGGCCGAGAACGGCTTGGTGTAGGTCTTCATCGCGCCTTCATAGGTGCCATCCAGGTTCTCCAGCGCCAGGCGCACCTTGTCGCCATCGGTAGAGTTCGCCTGCTTGATCGCCATGCCCAGCAGGTTCATCCCGTCATACGCATGCGCCAGGAAGCCGAACGCGGTGGGCGAGGTCATCTTGGCCGATACGCGGTCATACAGCTTCTGCTGCGCGGGCGTGCGGTTGTCGGTGATGGTGCGCAGGAAGAAGGGCTTCTCCGACAAGGTCTTGCCCGCCGTGTCGTAGAAGGCGATGTTGTCCGCGGCCCAAGAGGTCAGCGTCAACGGAAACCAGTTGATCTTCTCCATGCTGCGGAACACGTGGGCGATAGGCGTGCTCTGCGCCCAGATCACCACCGTATCCACGCCTGCGGCCTTCAGCTTGTTCAACTGCGACGTCATGTCGGTATCGGCCACGCCGAACTTCTCGACCGCCACGGCCTTGACGCCCTGCGCCGCGCCGACTTCCTCCAGGTCCTTGAGCGCGCTCTGGCCGTAGCCAGTGGTCTCGATCATGAAGCCCACGTTCTTGACCTTGGGATTTTTCTTCAGGTAGCCGATCACGCCGTCCACTTGTTCTCGATCCACCATGCCGACGCGGAACATGTAGTTGTCGGCGCCAGCGCGCATGGGCTTGGTGATGTCGGTGCCGGAACCGATGGCGCCCATGACGGGAATCTTCTTCTGGTTCGGGATGTGCTTCCAGGCCAGCGCATTGCCCGAATTGGTGGGGCCGACGATGGCCACGACCTTCTCGTTATCGATCAGGTCGGTCATGTTCTGGATCGACTTGGGCGGCTGCGACAGGTCGTCGCGCACCACCAGTACCAGCTTGCGCCCGAGCAGGCCGCCGTTGGCATTGATGTCGTCGATGGCCGTGCGCAGGCCCAGCACCGCGGCCTGTCCGCTTTGCGCGGACGGCGAGGCCGACAGGTCGCCGTTAAAGCCGATCTTGATGTCCTGGGCGTAGGCCTGCGCACCCACAGCCAGCGCGCACAAGACGGCCGCCTTGGACAAGGTGGAAAAAATCCCCGTTGCTTTCATCGTTGTCTCCAGTGTTTTTCAGATGTGCTGCACGTCGATGATTCTTCTGCCTGCTTGGCGCACGGCGTCCGCCGCTATACCGCGAGGTAGCCGCCATCCACCGGCAGCGACACGCCTGTCACGTACCGCGCCATCGGCGAAGCCAGGAATACAGCGGGGCCCACCAGGTCCTCGGGCTGTCCCACCCGTCCCAGCGGTATGCGCTGCATGAAATTCGCCAGCCGGGCCGGGTCGTCCCGCGTGTACTGCGTCATCGGCGTTTCGATGACGCCCGGCGCGATCGCGTTGACCCGTATGCCGTCGGGCGCAAGATCGCGCGCCATGGCCTGCGTCATCATCTTCACGCCGCCCTTGGAGGGCGAGTAGCCCAGGGTAGCGCCCACCCCCGCGAATGACGCGATCGAGCCCACGTTGATGATGACGCCGCGCGTGGCGCGCAGCGCTCCCAGGAAGGCATGGATCATGTTGAAGCTGCCGTTCAGGTTCACGTCCAGCACGCGGCGCCAGTTCTCGGCGGCGCGCGGACTGTCTATGCCTTCGCGGATCAAGATGCCGGCATTGTTGACGAGCACATCGATCGGCCCCACTTCCAGCTGGACCTGCGCCGCCACCGCCGCGCAGGCCTCGGGGTCCGTCACGTCGAGCGCATGGCTCCAGGCCTCGCCGCCCCCGGCGATGATGGCGCTTGCCGTCTGCATGGCGTTGTCGGCCTGCACGTCGGTCGTCACCACGCGCGCACCCGCGGCCGCCAGGCCCAGCGCCAGGGCTCGTCCGTTGCCCTGCCCCGCTCCCGTCACCAGGGCCAGCTTGCCCTGCAGCAGCCCCGCCGGCGCGGCGCTCATGCAGCCGCCTGCGCGGAGGCGTCTGCAGCCGGCACGCCCGCTGCCGGTCTGCCCGACGCGGCTTTGCCGGCGGCGGCGATGCTCTGTCCCGCGATGTAGCCGAAGGTCAGCGCCGGCCCCAGGGTGATGCCGGCGCCGGGATAGTTGCCGCCCATGATGCTGCAGGCATCGTTGCCCACGGCGTACAGGCCGGGGATGACGGCGCCAAGTTCGTTCAAAGCGCGGCCTTGGCCATCCACCTTCAGGCCGGCGAACGTGCCGATATCGCCGATCATGACCTTGATCGCGTAGTACGGTCCCTTCACTATCGGCGCCACGCACGGGTTCGGACCGTGCAGCGCATCGCCCTGATAGCGGTTGTAGGCCTTGCTACCCTTGCCGAATTGCGGATCGCGTCCCAGCGCGGCCTCGCGGTTGTACGCTTCGACCGTCTGGCGCAGGCAGCCGGCATCGATGCCGGTCTTCTGCGCCAGTTCCGCCACCGACGCGGCGCGCGTCAGATAGCCCGTATCCAGATAGCGCTTGATGGGCAGCGGGAATGGCGCGACGCTGCCCAGGCCGTATTTGCGCAGGGTCTTGTGGTCGCAGATCAGCCAGGCGCAGGTATCGCCCTGCCCCTCGCATGCGCGCACCATCTCCTGCACGAAGTCATGATACGAACTGCCCTCGTTGGCGAAGCGGCGGCCGTTGCGCGTAACGGCAATGACGCCCGGCTTGGCGCGGTCGATGAAGTGCGGCATGTAGCCCGGACTGCCGTCCTTACGCGTGACGACGGACACCGGCACCCATGCGGCCGCATTGGGCAGCGTCGTATTCACCTGCCCGCCCGCGCTCTCGGCCAGGCGCAGCCCGTCGCCGGTGTTGCCCGCGGGCGATGGCGAGTAGTGCTCCGTGCCGTTGGGCGCGTGCGCGTACAACTGCTTGCGGCGTTCGATGTCATACGGAAAACCGCCGGATGCCAGCACCACGCCGCGCGCGGCGCGCACGCGCACGGTCGCGCCGTCGCGCTGCACCACCGCGCCGCGCACGGCGCCATCCTCGATGATGAGCGACCTGGCCGGCGCATTCAGCCACAGGGGAACGCCCAGCTTGAACGCGGAAGCGGCCAGGCGTCCCGCCAGCGCATTGCCGTTGGTCAGCGTCATGCCGCGCCCATGCTTGGCCACGTCCAGGAAATGCCGCGTCAGGCGCTTGGCCACGTACCAGGCCGAAGCCAGCGAGCGGGTGGCGCGCATGAAATGCACGATCTCCTTGCCCGAGCCCAGCATCATGCCGAACACCGTCAGTTCGGGCAGCGCGGGCGCCAGGTCCCGTACGTGCGCGCCGAGCTTGCGGCCATCGTAAGGCCGCGCCACCATCGAGCGGCCGCCCTGCTTTCCGCCGGGCGCTTCCGCGTGATAGTCGGGAAACACCAGCGGCATGTCGAACTGCACTTCGGTGTTGGATGTGAAGAAATCCACGGCACGCGGGCCATGTTCGAGAAACGCGTCGACGCGTTCGGCGTTGTAGCTGCTGCCGGCTTCGTGGCGCAGATAAGCGCGCCCCTCGTCCGGTGTTTCATGGATGCCCTGCACCTTGGCCAGCGATGTGCCCGGTATCCACAGCCAGCCGCCCGAACGCGCGGTGGAGCCGCCAAAGCGCGGCTCTTTTTCAACGATAAGGACCTTCAGGCCTGACGTCGCCGCGGTGATTGCGGCAGCCATGCCCGACGCGCCCGACCCGACCACCAACACGTCGCAGTCGTATTGACGAGAATCTTCCACGTTGTCTCCATACCCTTGGGGGGTGGCCTGCTCCCGATCGCGAAACCGGGGCGGCCTTCTTATTCTTTCGACTGTAGAGAACGCATTTGATAATGTCAATATGGTTCACGATTAGCGAAAGTACTAACATAGGCAATCACATTCGATAAAAGAAAATGGCCACCAGACCCAGCTCCGGCAAGCGCACTGCCGATCGCACGCCCGCCTCGCCGCCGCGCAGGCGCGGCATCCAGTCCATCGAAGTCGGCGGCAAGATCCTGCTGGCGCTGCTGGAACATTCGTCCTCGCTGCCCTTGGGCGCGCTGGCCAAGGCCGCCGGCATGTCTGGCGCCAATGCCCACGCCTATCTCGTCAGCTATGGCAATCTGGGCCTGGTCAGACAGGACCCGAACAGCGGCGAATATGAACTGGGTCCGCTCGCGCTGCAGCTGGGCCTGGCTGCGTTGCACCGGCTCGATCCCATCAAGATCGCCATCCCGATGACGCGCGAATTCGCCGAAAGAACCGGCCAGACCATCGCTATCGCGGTGCTCGGCAACCTCGGGCCGGTCATCGTGCATCTGCACGAATCCAACTACCCCATCCACGTCAACATGCGCACCGGCACGGTCATGTCGCTGACCAACACCGCGACGGGCAAGGTATTCGCGGCGCTGCTGCCGCCGAAGAAGATCGAAAGCCTGCTGCACGAAGACCATCTGCGCCTGGGCGCGGTGCCTTCATTGGGCCAGACCGAGAAATTCGAACGGACCCTGCGTGAAGTCCGTCAGCGAGGGGTGGCCCGCGCCGTCGGCGATCCCATCCCCGGCATCAATGGCCTGAGCGCGCCCGTGTTCGATTCGAACGGCAACGTCGTGCTCGCGATCACCGCGATCGGCGCGGCCGGCGTGTTCGACGTGCGCTGGAGCAGTCCGCTGATCGACGACATCAAGCGCTGCGCCGACGCCATCTCGGCGGAGCTGGGTTGGCAGAACCGCGACGCGCGCGCGACGCGCCAGGACTAGAACCGGCAAAGCAAAAGGCCGCTGCGCGGATGCATCCGTGCAGCGGCCTTCATGTATTGCAGATCAGCCTTGCGGCAAGCGCGCGGCGCTTCAGCGCACCAGCACCTTGTCCAGCGATTCGGTGAAGCGCTTGGCGTCCTGGAAGCCCACCACGCGCGCCTCGGGCAATTCCTTGCCTCCCGGTTCGAAAAACATGATGCCCGGCGGGCCGAACAGGCGGAAGCGCTTGAGCAGCGCGCGGTCGTCGGCGTTGTTCGCGGTCACGTCGGCCTGCACCAGCAACATGCCCGACATGCGCTGCGCGACGCCCGGATCGGTGAACGTAAAGCGCTCCATCTCGCGGCACGACACGCACCAGTCGGCGTAGAAATCCAGCATCACAGGCTGGCTGCTTTGCGCCAGCAAGGCGTCCAGTTCGGCGTTGTTGCGCACGCGGGTGAAATGCACCTCGCCATTGTTGGCCGCCGTGGCGGCACTCGCGCCAGCAGGCGCACCGGCACGCGCTGCCAGGTGCGACAGGGGTTGCAGCACGTCGCGCCCGCCGCTGGCCGCACCGATGAGCCAGGCCGCCGCCGCCAGCGCCAGCAACAAGCCCACGCCCTTGCCGAACATGCGTGCCGAACCCGCGCCTTCCGGCAAGGCATCGAAAGCCCGCAGCATCACGGCGCCCACCACGGCCAGGAAGGCCCAGCCCGTCATCTGCACCCAGGTCGGCACCACCGGGATCAGCATCCACCAGGCGGTCGCCAGCAACAGCATGCCGAACAGACGCTTCACGCCGTCCATCCAGGGACCGGCCTTGGGCAGCAAGACGCCCGAGGACGCGCCCACGATCAACAGCGGCACGCCCATGCCCCACGCCATCGCGAACAGGGCCGATCCGCCCAGCACCACGTCGCCGGTCTGCGAGATGTACAGCAGCGCGCCGGCCAGCGGCGCGGCCACGCAGGGCCCGACGATCAGCGCCGACAAGGCGCCCATCACCAGCGCCCCGGTGTAACGCCCGCCCGGGATGCGCGCCGAGCGTTGCGACAGCCAACCCTGAACGCCGGCCGGCATTTGGAACGTGAAGGCATCGAACATGGCCAGCGCCAGCACGGCCAGCAGTATCGCGAAGAGCGTGAGGATCCACGGCGTCTGCAGCCAGGCAGCGAGTCCCGCTCCGCTCAGTCCTGCGGCCACGCCCAGGGCCGTGTAAACGACCGACATGCCGAGCACGTAGGTCGCGGCCAGCGCCAGGCCGCGGCCGCGCGACGGTTTGGCCTGCGCCGCGCCGCCCAGCACGATGGACGAGAGGATGGGAATCATGGGGAGCACGCAGGGCGTGAAGGCCAGCAGCAGGCCCAGCACCAGGAACACGCCAGCGGTCTTGACCCAGCCCAGCCCGCCCAGCGCGTCGGCCAGGCCGGTATCGCCGGCATTGACCAGCGCGCCCAGGCCGCCCGAGGTACCCGATGCAGCCGCGGGGCTTCCTCCCGGACCAGCCAGCGCGTAGCCGCCAGCCACCGGGGTCAATTTCACACTGCTGTCCATGGGTGGATAGCACAGGCCCGCGTCCGCGCAGCCCTGCGCGGTCAGGGTCAGGGTGAAAGGCTGTCCGCCTGCGGTCACCGGCACGCGGATCACCACGTCCTGGTGAAAGACCTCCATGTCCTTTTCAAAGGTCGGGTCGTACTTGACCTCACCCTTGGGATAGACGGCTTCGCCCAGGGTGGCGGCGCCCATGGGACTGATGGTGATGCCGAAGCGTTCCCGGTACATGTAATAGCCGGGCGCGACGCGGTAGCGCATTTCCAGCGTATCGGGCGCCACCATCTGGGCGCTGAACGCGAAGGCCTTCTCAGGATCCAGGAACTCGGCCTCGGCGCGCGCGGCCGCCTGCCAGCCCAGCAACAGCAGCATCATGGCCAGCAAGGCTGCAAGATGCCTGAAGAAGGCGCGTGACGCGCAGGACTCGCGCCGGGGCGCGCCGATACCGGCTAGTTGCAACATCAGTCTCTCTTGTTCTGCGTGACGGCCGTCTGCTCACGCACCCAGTCCAGATAGGGCGCGGCGCCGCCGATGACGGGCAGCACGATGATCTCGGGCACATCGTAGGGATGCATCTGCGCCAGGGCCTGCACTACAGCCTGGTGGCGCGCGTATGTGGTCTTGATGTGGATGGGGATTTCTTCCGCCCCTTCGACCTCTCCTTTCCACATGTAGATGGACAGGCCCGGCGCGCCAAGGTTCACGCAAGCGGCCAGGCCGTCTTCAACCAGGATATGCGCAATCCGCTTGGCCAGCAGCAGGTCGGGCGCATTGCTGATGACCAGCACAACGTCGTCATCTCGCAACATGGAAGCTCCTCGGGATACCCGTATGGGACATAACTCAGGGTATTTTATCGGTATTGCGGCCATCGACCGGATCCGCCGGGCCTGAACGCGCCGCCGCTCCCACCGAGGCACGCATGTCCGATAACTGCCTGTTCTGCCGCATCGCCCGCCACGAAATCCCTGCGCACGTGATCCACGAAGACGAGCGCCTGCTGGCGTTTCTCGATATCCATCCGGTGCGCCCCGGGCACACGCTCATCATCCCGAAGCAGCACTATCCCTATTACGAAGACATGCCGGCCGACCTGGCGGGCAGCATCCTCAACCTGGGACAGAGGCTCGGGCGTCACATGAAGCGCCTGTATGACGTGGAGCGCGTGGGCTTCGCCTTCACTGGCATCCACGTGGCGCACGCGCATGCGCACGTCATCCCCATGCATCATCCGCAGGACGTCACGTCCACCCAATACATCGAGCAGCAGGACCTGACTTTCAAGATGCCGCCCCAGCCCGACGCGGCAGCGCTGGTCGCAACGGCGGCGCAATTGCGGGGCGAACTGCACGCCTCGTAGCGCGCGGCGGCTGCACAAAAAAAACAAGGGCGGGTCCGAAGACCCGCCCTTGTCGCTTATCGAGCTACCGAAGTTATTCGGCGCTGTCCTCAGCGGCTTCATCAACTTCCGGACGGTCAACCAGTTCCATGAAAGCCATGGGAGCGTTGTCGCCTTGACGGAAGCCCATCTTCAGCACGCGGGTGTAGCCGCCGTTACGGGCCGCGTAGCGCGGGCCGATTTCGGCGAACAGCTTCACCACGGCATCGCGATCGCGCAGACGGGCAAAAGCCAGACGCTTGTTCGCGAGGGTGGGCTCCTTGCCCAGCGTGATCAGGGGTTCGATGACGCGGCGCAATTCTTTCGCCTTCGGCAGCGTGGTCTTGATGGCTTCGTGGGTGATCAACGAAACGGCCATGTTGCGGAACATGGCAAGACGGTGACTGCTGGTGCGGTTGAGCTTACGCAAGCCATTACCGTGACGCATGATAAGTTTCCTTTGAATCTAAAGATGGCTGTCGCCATCGGGTTGCCGGCTCTTCTATCAACCTGCAATCAGGCCGCGGTCCGGTAGAAAACGGTGCATTTTACGACGATTTCGCAAACCAGCCGGCGCAAGGCCGGCTGCCCGCGGGAACCGCCCCTTTTCAGGCGCGGCACCCTTGCAAGACTTAGGGACGCTCCAGGCCCAGCGGGGGCCAGTTTTCGAGCTTCATGCCCAGCGTCAGGCCGCGTGCGGCCAGGACTTCCTTGATCTCGTTGAGCGACTTGCGACCCAGGTTCGGGGTCTTGAGCAGCTCGTTTTCGGTACGCTGGATCAGGTCGCCGATGTAGTAGATGTTTTCGGCCTTCAAGCAGTTGGCCGAACGCACGGTCAGTTCCAGGTCGTCGACCGGGCGCAGCAGCACCGGATCGATCTGCGGCGTGCCGCGGACCGGGGCTTCGTACGAATCGCCTGCGCCTTCCAGGGCGGCGAAGACCGAGATCTGGTCCATCAGGATGCGGGCCGACTGGCGCACCGCTTCCTCGGGCGAGATCACGCCGTTGGTTTCGATGTCCAGGACCAGCTTGTCCAGGTCGGTACGCTGTTCCACGCGGGCGCTTTCAACGGCGTAGCTGACGCGGCGGACCGGGCTGAACGAGGCGTCCAGAACGATGCGGCCGATGGTGTGGGTGCGGTCTTCCGACAGCGCGCGCACGTTGCCCGGCACGTAGCCGCGGCCCTTTTCGACCTTGATCTGCATTTCCAGCTTGCCTGCGTCCGTCAGGTTGCAGATGGCATGGCCGGGGTTGATGATCTCGACGTCGTGCGGCAGCTCGATGTCGCTGGCCAGCACGGTGCCCGCGCCAGTCTTGCGCAGGACCAGGGTCACTTCGTCGCGGTTGTGCAGCTTGAAGACCACGCCCTTCAGGTTCAGCAGGATGTCGACGACATCTTCGCGAACGCCCGGGATGGTCGAGTATTCGTGCACCACGCCCGTCATCTGGACTTCGGTCGGCGCGTAGCCGGTCATCGAAGACAGCAGGATGCGGCGCAGGGCGTTGCCCAGCGTGTGACCGTAGCCACGCTCGAACGGCTCCATCACGATCTTGGCATGGTGCGTGCCGACCGGTTCGACTTCAATGGAGCGCGGCTTCAGGAAACCTTGAGTGGACATTTACTGTGTTCCTTTTCAATACCCTCGGCTCGTTACACCGATAAGGCTGATGGACAGGGTGAAACTTGAAACGCGGACGGCGCCAAAACACCGGCCGATACTTACCGCAAAGCCCGCTCCGCCAAAAAGCGGAAAGCGGGCTGCTGCGGAGCGTGCAAACGGGTCGCGAGACCAGCTCGCCGGCGCACTGCGAAGGTAGCGCCGGCAGGCCTGATTAACGCGAGTACAGTTCGACGACCATCGATTCGTTGATGTCGCGAGCGACGTCAGCGCGATCGGGGGCCGACTTGAACGTACCGGTCAACTTGGTCGTATCGACTTCCACCCACTGGGGGATGCCGATGCTGGTGGCCAGATCGAGCGATTCCTTGATGCGGCCTTGCTTCTTGGCCTTTTCGCGGATCGACACGACGTCGCCAGCCTTGACCAGCATCGAAGCGATGTCAGCCGTGTGGCCGTTCAGTTCGATGGCGCGGTGGCTCACCAGCTGGCGAGCTTCGGCGCGCGTCGAGCCGAAGCCCATGCGGTAGACGACGTTGTCCAGGCGCGATTCCAGCAGCTGGATCAGCGTTTCGCCGGTGTTGCCACGGCGGCGCTCGGCTTCAGCGAAGTACTTGCGGAATTGCTTTTCCAGCACGCCGTACATGCGCTTCAGCTTTTGCTTTTCGCGCAGCTGCAGGCCGTAGTCGGAAGTGCGGGCACCCGAAGTGCGGCCGTGTTGGCCAGGCTTGGAATCCAGCTTGCACTTGGAATCCAGCGAGCGACGGGCGCTCTTCAGGAACAGGTCAGTACCCTCGCGGCGCGAGAGCTTGCATTTGGGTCCAATATAACGTGCCATGTGGATTCCCTTTAGATACGACGACGCTTCGGCGGACGGCAGCCGTTGTGCGGAACGGGCGTGATGTCGGCGATGGACGAAATCTTGATGCCCAGCGCGTTCAGAGCGCGGACCGACGATTCGCGACCGGGGCCGGGGCCCTTGATGCGCACTTCCAGCGTCTTGATGCCGTACTCCAGCGCGACGCGGCCAGCCGTTTCAGCAGCGACCTGCGCGGCGAACGGGGTCGACTTGCGCGAGCCCTTGAAGCCAGCACCGCCCGACGTGGCCCACGACAGTGCGTTGCCCTGACGGTCGGTGATGGTGATGATGGTGTTGTTGAACGAAGCGTGAACGTGCGCGATGCCGTCCGAGACGTTCTTCTTGACCTTTTTGCGCACGCGCGAAGCGCCGCTGGTGGAAGCTTTCGCCATAATCCAGTTCCTCGATTATTTCTTCAGGGACGCAGCAGCACGACGCGGGCCCTTGCGGGTCCGGGCGTTGGTGCGAGTGCGCTGGCCGCGCACGGGCAAACCGCGCTTGTGACGCATACCGCGGTAGGTTCCCAGGTCGATCAAACGCTTGATCGAGAGCTGTACTTCACGACGCAGGTCGCCTTCAACCGTGAACAGACCAACATGTTCGCGGACGCGTTCCAATTCAGCGTCGTTCA encodes:
- a CDS encoding DNA-directed RNA polymerase subunit alpha, translated to MSTQGFLKPRSIEVEPVGTHHAKIVMEPFERGYGHTLGNALRRILLSSMTGYAPTEVQMTGVVHEYSTIPGVREDVVDILLNLKGVVFKLHNRDEVTLVLRKTGAGTVLASDIELPHDVEIINPGHAICNLTDAGKLEMQIKVEKGRGYVPGNVRALSEDRTHTIGRIVLDASFSPVRRVSYAVESARVEQRTDLDKLVLDIETNGVISPEEAVRQSARILMDQISVFAALEGAGDSYEAPVRGTPQIDPVLLRPVDDLELTVRSANCLKAENIYYIGDLIQRTENELLKTPNLGRKSLNEIKEVLAARGLTLGMKLENWPPLGLERP
- the rpsD gene encoding 30S ribosomal protein S4; the encoded protein is MARYIGPKCKLSRREGTDLFLKSARRSLDSKCKLDSKPGQHGRTSGARTSDYGLQLREKQKLKRMYGVLEKQFRKYFAEAERRRGNTGETLIQLLESRLDNVVYRMGFGSTRAEARQLVSHRAIELNGHTADIASMLVKAGDVVSIREKAKKQGRIKESLDLATSIGIPQWVEVDTTKLTGTFKSAPDRADVARDINESMVVELYSR
- the rpsK gene encoding 30S ribosomal protein S11 gives rise to the protein MAKASTSGASRVRKKVKKNVSDGIAHVHASFNNTIITITDRQGNALSWATSGGAGFKGSRKSTPFAAQVAAETAGRVALEYGIKTLEVRIKGPGPGRESSVRALNALGIKISSIADITPVPHNGCRPPKRRRI
- the rpsM gene encoding 30S ribosomal protein S13 codes for the protein MARIAGINIPPQQHAEIGLTAIFGIGRTRARKICEAANVPFDKKVKDLNDAELERVREHVGLFTVEGDLRREVQLSIKRLIDLGTYRGMRHKRGLPVRGQRTRTNARTRKGPRRAAASLKK